One genomic region from Bacillus rossius redtenbacheri isolate Brsri chromosome 6, Brsri_v3, whole genome shotgun sequence encodes:
- the LOC134532449 gene encoding uncharacterized protein LOC134532449 — translation MLAAPPLLLLLLLQSTAELFHAPSLLETLCCLSRSLGTGGVVLYGGAHHPGETGEVSLLRGLALRRVPVAWARLGAATPGGGHSWGRRPLAVLLAADHGTAAWLDQVSLLRGLALRRVPVAWARLGAATPGGGHSWGRRPLAVLLAADHGTAAWLDQVSLLRGLALRRVPVAWARLGAATPGGGHSWGRRPLAVLLAADHGTAAWLDQVSLLRGLALRRVPVAWARLGAATPGGGHSWGRRPLAVLLAAEHGTAAWLDQVSLLRGLALRRVPVAWARLGAATPGGGHRFLQ, via the exons ATGCTTGCTGCGccgccgctgctgctgctgctgctgctgcagtcGACGGCCGAGCTGTTCCACGCGCCCTCCCTGCTCGAGACCCTCTGCTGCCTGAGCAGGAGCCTGGGCACCGGCGGAGTTGTGCTGTACGGCGGCGCGCACCACCCAG GTGAGACAGGCGAGGTGAGTCTCCTGCGGGGCCTGGCGCTGCGGCGAGTGCCTGTGGCCTGGGCGCGCCTGGGCGCCGCGACGCCTGGGGGCGGGCACAGCTGGGGGCGGCGCCCGCTCGCCGTGCTGCTGGCGGCGGACCACGGCACCGCGGCCTGGCTGGACCAGGTGAGTCTCCTGCGAGGCCTGGCGCTGCGGCGAGTGCCTGTGGCCTGGGCGCGCCTGGGCGCCGCGACGCCTGGGGGCGGGCACAGCTGGGGGCGGCGCCCGCTCGCCGTGCTGCTGGCGGCGGACCACGGCACCGCGGCCTGGCTGGACCAGGTGAGTCTCCTGCGGGGCCTGGCGCTGCGGCGAGTGCCGGTGGCCTGGGCGCGCCTGGGCGCCGCGACGCCTGGGGGCGGGCACAGCTGGGGGCGGCGCCCGCTCGCCGTGCTGCTGGCGGCGGACCACGGCACCGCGGCCTGGCTCGACCAGGTGAGTCTCCTGCGGGGCCTGGCGCTGCGGCGAGTGCCTGTGGCCTGGGCGCGCCTGGGCGCCGCGACGCCTGGGGGCGGGCACAGCTGGGGGCGGCGCCCGCTCGCCGTGCTGCTGGCGGCGGAGCACGGCACCGCGGCCTGGCTGGACCAGGTGAGTCTCCTGCGAGGCCTGGCGCTGCGGCGAGTGCCTGTGGCCTGGGCGCGCCTGGGCGCCGCGACGCCTGGGGGCGGGCacagatttctccaataa